A window from Candidatus Neomarinimicrobiota bacterium encodes these proteins:
- the ggt gene encoding gamma-glutamyltransferase has translation MQLKRVYYSFIFSLLLINSCAKNSFGFYTYEGVAGENTEEAVGKNGVVSSVHPLASEVGINILKAGGNAVDAAIATGLALGVVDQANCGLGGGAFIVIRLADGTVHTLDGREMAPSRAHRDMYIKDGKVDSELSRRGPLAVGVPGVPAAYLKALELAGTMSLKKVIEPATAIARNGFVLDEAYVNRYKGAAENLKKDPGSAEVYFNADGSELQMKQLFKQPLLAETYDKFAENGLDYFYRGEFAEQVGQFMENNGGLITEEDMANYRVVEREPIHGTYKDYEVFGMGPPSSGGIHVVQILNMIEASGVLDNKSAWDEESIFLVAKFMDKAFKDRAEHLGDADFHPVPIDRLISKDYAQTLVNEVMAVASVEPRDEKYSLAYGEGHTTNFAIIDKWGNAVAINHTVNLTYGAQVTVPGTGVALNSEMDDFSAQPGVPNSFGLIGAEANAVAAGKRPLSSMSPTIVVKDGKPVMILGGAGGPRIITAVLHTILGVLDFDLSVGKALSLPRFHHQYRPDALFVETHMPDDHKSAMTNRGYKVMDRGGLGTVRAIAWSEKHQTYVGAADPRSRNGVGAKAY, from the coding sequence ATGCAATTGAAAAGAGTTTATTATAGTTTCATCTTCTCGCTCCTACTGATTAACAGTTGTGCCAAGAATAGTTTTGGATTTTATACCTATGAGGGGGTTGCTGGGGAGAATACTGAGGAGGCCGTTGGAAAGAATGGCGTTGTGTCGTCTGTTCACCCTCTTGCTTCTGAAGTTGGAATCAATATTCTCAAAGCCGGTGGTAATGCTGTTGATGCAGCCATCGCTACAGGCTTGGCTCTTGGTGTTGTTGATCAGGCGAACTGTGGTTTAGGTGGCGGCGCATTCATTGTTATCCGTCTTGCTGATGGCACAGTGCACACATTAGATGGTCGAGAAATGGCCCCCTCACGAGCCCATCGTGACATGTATATCAAAGATGGGAAAGTTGATTCGGAATTGAGCAGGCGCGGCCCATTGGCAGTGGGTGTCCCTGGTGTGCCTGCAGCTTACTTGAAAGCACTTGAACTGGCCGGAACAATGTCTTTGAAAAAAGTGATCGAACCTGCCACAGCTATAGCCCGGAACGGATTTGTGCTGGATGAGGCATATGTCAACCGATACAAAGGTGCGGCGGAAAATCTTAAAAAAGATCCAGGGTCAGCAGAGGTCTATTTTAATGCTGACGGTTCAGAGCTTCAGATGAAACAGCTCTTCAAACAACCTCTTTTGGCTGAGACTTATGACAAATTTGCTGAAAATGGTCTGGACTATTTTTATAGAGGTGAATTTGCTGAGCAGGTGGGTCAGTTCATGGAAAATAACGGTGGTCTCATAACCGAAGAAGATATGGCGAATTACAGGGTTGTAGAGAGAGAACCCATCCATGGTACGTACAAAGATTATGAGGTTTTTGGCATGGGACCTCCCAGTTCCGGAGGGATCCATGTGGTCCAGATTTTGAATATGATTGAAGCTTCCGGCGTGTTGGATAACAAATCTGCATGGGACGAAGAAAGTATTTTCTTGGTTGCAAAGTTCATGGACAAAGCGTTCAAAGATCGTGCTGAACATCTTGGTGATGCTGACTTCCATCCAGTTCCGATTGACCGGCTTATAAGTAAAGATTATGCTCAGACGCTCGTAAATGAAGTGATGGCTGTTGCCTCAGTTGAACCTCGGGATGAAAAATATTCATTAGCCTACGGTGAAGGGCATACCACTAATTTTGCCATCATTGATAAATGGGGGAATGCTGTGGCCATCAACCACACGGTGAACCTCACTTACGGTGCCCAGGTAACAGTTCCCGGGACGGGTGTCGCTCTCAACTCCGAAATGGATGATTTTAGTGCTCAACCGGGCGTACCCAACTCTTTTGGACTGATCGGAGCCGAGGCCAATGCTGTTGCTGCGGGTAAGCGGCCTTTATCCAGTATGTCACCCACAATTGTGGTTAAAGATGGTAAGCCTGTGATGATTCTCGGTGGCGCCGGAGGCCCCAGAATTATTACAGCTGTGCTCCATACAATTTTAGGCGTGCTGGACTTTGACCTATCTGTGGGAAAAGCACTATCCTTACCCCGTTTTCATCATCAGTATCGTCCTGATGCTCTCTTTGTGGAAACTCACATGCCAGATGACCACAAGTCTGCCATGACTAATAGAGGTTACAAAGTTATGGACAGGGGCGGACTGGGTACGGTCAGAGCCATCGCTTGGAGCGAAAAGCATCAGACTTACGTTGGTGCGGCGGACCCGAGATCACGTAATGGTGTTGGGGCGAAAGCCTACTGA
- a CDS encoding DUF1446 domain-containing protein: protein MSNHKKVRIGCSSAFWGDTATAASQLVEKGKLDYLVCDFLAEVTMSILAGAKMKNPEMGYAGDFIKQIGPLLKEIKEQEIRVISNAGGINLKSCRSSILAEAEKAGLKLNIALVYGDDLTDQEQTLRELKVTELESNNYLPENILSMNAYLGASGIQLALAEGADMVITGRCVDSALVLGPLMHEFGWTVQDYDLLAAGSLAGHIIECGAQCTGGNFTDWHLVEGFDNMGFPIVEVQANGDFIVTKPEGTGGLVTFGSVAEQFLYEIGDPGAYILPDVVCDFTGVTIEEIGPDRVLVHGAIGLSPTDTYKVSATYMDGYRVAATIVIGGKDATEKAELIANAILKKTSRMFKEQGLPEFKDTCVSVLGTDSIYGPQQNTKQSREVVLRLMATHDVKEALILLSREIAQSSTGMTAGVMNYLGGRPSVSPSIRLFSFLLPKKMVTVQLDLNGQSLQVDIPTKGGYNANDTEPATTVQHSIQEPVTEVPLVKLAYARSGDKGDHANIGVIARQAEFFPYIRAGLSPETVAEYFSHVLKGPVQRWDVPGINGLNFLLKNSLGGGGMASLRIDPQGKAYAQQLLEVTIFVPQHIANQVLV from the coding sequence ATGAGCAATCATAAAAAAGTAAGGATTGGCTGCTCTTCTGCCTTTTGGGGCGATACTGCCACTGCTGCAAGCCAATTGGTGGAAAAGGGGAAACTGGATTACCTGGTATGCGATTTCCTCGCAGAAGTAACCATGTCCATTTTGGCTGGCGCAAAAATGAAGAATCCTGAAATGGGTTATGCCGGGGATTTCATAAAACAAATTGGTCCGCTTTTGAAAGAAATAAAGGAACAGGAAATTAGAGTGATCAGTAATGCCGGGGGTATCAATCTTAAATCCTGTCGATCTTCAATACTGGCTGAGGCTGAGAAAGCTGGTTTGAAACTAAACATAGCCCTTGTTTACGGTGATGACCTAACAGATCAGGAGCAGACACTGCGTGAGCTGAAAGTTACTGAATTAGAAAGCAACAATTACCTGCCAGAAAACATCCTCAGCATGAATGCCTACCTCGGAGCCTCAGGCATTCAGCTAGCCTTGGCTGAAGGTGCAGATATGGTCATCACGGGACGGTGTGTTGACAGTGCCTTAGTTCTAGGGCCACTCATGCATGAATTTGGTTGGACTGTGCAGGACTATGACTTGTTGGCAGCCGGTAGTTTAGCCGGTCATATTATTGAATGCGGTGCCCAGTGTACAGGTGGCAATTTTACAGATTGGCATCTGGTGGAAGGATTTGACAACATGGGCTTCCCCATCGTGGAAGTGCAAGCCAATGGTGATTTCATCGTCACCAAACCGGAAGGGACCGGTGGTCTTGTCACTTTTGGATCTGTGGCTGAACAATTTTTGTATGAGATTGGAGACCCGGGGGCCTATATCCTTCCAGATGTGGTCTGTGATTTTACTGGTGTAACCATCGAAGAAATTGGCCCCGATCGCGTTCTGGTGCATGGAGCAATAGGTTTGTCACCTACAGATACGTATAAAGTATCAGCTACTTATATGGATGGTTATCGCGTTGCTGCTACAATTGTCATTGGTGGCAAAGATGCAACAGAAAAAGCAGAACTAATTGCAAATGCAATTCTAAAAAAGACCAGCCGCATGTTTAAAGAACAAGGCTTGCCTGAATTTAAAGATACATGTGTTTCTGTTCTTGGGACAGACTCCATTTATGGGCCGCAGCAAAACACAAAGCAGTCACGAGAAGTTGTCCTTCGATTGATGGCCACCCATGATGTAAAGGAAGCTCTAATTTTGCTCTCTCGTGAAATTGCTCAATCTTCAACAGGTATGACCGCTGGTGTGATGAATTATTTGGGTGGACGACCCTCGGTATCCCCTTCCATTCGATTGTTTTCATTTCTCCTACCAAAAAAAATGGTCACTGTTCAACTGGATTTAAACGGACAAAGTCTACAGGTTGACATTCCAACGAAAGGCGGATACAATGCTAATGACACAGAACCCGCAACAACAGTACAACATAGTATCCAGGAACCAGTTACAGAGGTCCCTCTTGTAAAATTGGCCTATGCCCGTAGTGGGGATAAGGGTGACCATGCTAACATTGGAGTTATCGCAAGACAGGCAGAATTTTTCCCTTATATCCGTGCCGGATTGAGTCCGGAGACAGTGGCGGAATATTTTTCCCATGTGCTTAAAGGACCTGTTCAACGCTGGGATGTTCCCGGAATTAACGGACTTAATTTTCTACTGAAAAATTCCCTGGGCGGCGGTGGAATGGCCAGTCTGCGCATCGATCCTCAGGGTAAAGCTTATGCCCAGCAGCTCCTGGAAGTAACGATCTTCGTACCGCAGCATATTGCTAATCAGGTATTGGTGTGA
- a CDS encoding 3-hydroxyacyl-CoA dehydrogenase — protein sequence MAFTYHKDEHNIVTLTMDMPGRSANLINEEYSLSLLEMVKKLEQEPSLAGVIVTSGKKTFLAGADLGMLYRQDDPQVCFELVESGKAITRRLETLGKPVVAAINGTALGGGIELAFCCHHRIVLDKPKTKFGFPEVTLGILPGGGGVTRLPRMIGIKEAVPFLVEGKQISPSAALESGLVDELARNPEEMMSKAREWILVNPEHEQPWDRKGYKMPGGTAQNPKVAQMLARALAILRNKTRGNYPAPEAILSTLSEGSLVNFEKASRIESKYFVQLTTGKVSKNMMNAFWFQLNEINSGASRPTEIKATTTSKVGVLGAGLMGHGIAYVTALAGIEVVMTDANQDNAEKGFTRIKLILEGGLKRGLLTSEKMDEVLGRITATDDYNKLDGCDLIIEAVFEDRELKGKVTNQTESIMAHTGVFASNTSTIPITSLSEKSSRPESFIGIHFFSPVHKMKLVEIIKGEKTSPATLAKAFDYALKIRKIPIVVNDSRGFYTSRVFERYTGEGMTLLVEGNHPQAIEDAGRQAGYPVGPLAVIDEINIGLAAHIRDQTWRDLKTEGKELPTGPWDQVIDFMTKEARRTGRAGGGGFYEYPDDGNKFLWPDLEKHFPVVKNPLSQEEMIDRFHFSQVVETIRCYEESVLTSVADANIGSIFGWGFPSFKGGTLQFVNDYGVATFRDRAQELAKKYGGRFAPPKLLLEMAEKGQTF from the coding sequence ATGGCATTTACATATCACAAGGATGAGCACAATATTGTAACCCTGACCATGGATATGCCGGGCCGTTCGGCCAATCTCATCAACGAGGAATATTCCCTCTCACTCTTGGAGATGGTGAAAAAACTGGAGCAGGAACCATCGTTGGCCGGGGTCATTGTTACTTCCGGTAAAAAAACATTTCTTGCCGGCGCTGATCTGGGAATGCTTTACCGTCAGGATGATCCTCAGGTATGTTTTGAACTGGTTGAAAGCGGGAAAGCAATCACACGCCGTCTGGAAACGCTAGGCAAACCGGTTGTTGCCGCTATAAACGGCACAGCCCTGGGCGGTGGTATTGAACTTGCTTTCTGCTGTCACCATAGAATTGTTTTAGATAAACCAAAAACTAAATTTGGTTTTCCAGAAGTAACTCTAGGCATTCTGCCTGGTGGTGGTGGCGTTACCCGGTTGCCCCGGATGATAGGGATAAAAGAAGCGGTTCCTTTTTTAGTAGAGGGAAAACAGATTAGTCCTTCGGCAGCATTAGAATCAGGTCTCGTCGATGAACTGGCAAGAAATCCTGAGGAAATGATGTCCAAAGCTCGGGAATGGATACTTGTTAACCCGGAACACGAACAACCATGGGATCGGAAAGGATATAAAATGCCTGGAGGGACGGCTCAGAACCCTAAAGTAGCACAGATGCTTGCCAGAGCGTTGGCCATACTTCGCAATAAAACCAGAGGTAATTACCCGGCGCCGGAAGCGATCCTGAGTACTTTATCTGAAGGCTCATTGGTTAACTTTGAAAAAGCCAGCCGAATCGAATCCAAGTATTTTGTACAGCTAACCACTGGCAAAGTATCCAAAAATATGATGAATGCTTTTTGGTTTCAGTTGAATGAGATCAATTCTGGTGCCAGCCGGCCTACCGAGATAAAGGCCACAACTACATCAAAAGTAGGTGTATTGGGTGCCGGTCTTATGGGACATGGAATTGCCTATGTTACTGCCTTGGCTGGCATAGAAGTGGTCATGACCGATGCAAACCAGGATAATGCCGAAAAAGGATTTACCCGTATAAAATTGATCCTTGAGGGCGGATTAAAACGAGGTCTGCTTACCAGCGAGAAAATGGATGAAGTATTGGGTCGGATCACTGCTACGGATGATTATAACAAACTGGATGGTTGTGACCTGATTATTGAAGCGGTCTTCGAGGATCGTGAACTAAAAGGCAAGGTGACCAATCAGACAGAGAGTATTATGGCTCATACTGGTGTTTTCGCTTCCAACACGTCCACCATACCTATTACCAGTCTTTCTGAAAAATCCTCCAGACCGGAAAGTTTCATCGGGATACACTTCTTTTCACCAGTGCATAAAATGAAACTGGTAGAGATCATTAAGGGTGAAAAAACCAGCCCGGCTACCCTGGCAAAGGCTTTTGATTATGCACTTAAAATCCGGAAAATTCCCATTGTAGTGAATGACAGCCGAGGCTTTTATACCTCCCGCGTTTTTGAACGCTATACGGGTGAAGGAATGACACTTTTGGTTGAAGGAAATCATCCCCAGGCAATAGAAGATGCTGGCAGACAGGCAGGATATCCTGTAGGGCCTTTAGCCGTCATTGATGAAATTAATATTGGACTGGCGGCACACATCCGTGACCAGACTTGGCGAGACCTGAAAACAGAGGGCAAGGAATTGCCCACAGGACCCTGGGATCAGGTAATCGATTTTATGACCAAAGAAGCCAGACGAACCGGTCGGGCTGGCGGCGGCGGTTTTTATGAGTATCCAGATGATGGCAATAAATTCCTGTGGCCGGACCTGGAAAAGCACTTCCCAGTTGTCAAAAATCCCTTATCTCAGGAAGAAATGATCGACCGTTTTCATTTCTCCCAGGTGGTGGAAACTATCCGATGCTATGAGGAGAGTGTACTCACTTCTGTAGCTGACGCCAATATTGGCAGTATTTTTGGTTGGGGTTTTCCCTCTTTCAAGGGCGGTACCCTGCAGTTTGTCAATGATTACGGTGTTGCTACCTTTCGCGATCGAGCTCAGGAACTGGCAAAAAAATATGGTGGTCGCTTTGCTCCACCGAAATTGCTTTTAGAAATGGCGGAAAAAGGACAAACTTTTTAA
- a CDS encoding M23 family metallopeptidase, with the protein MLLGLWAGCVPTVPSSGPSEEPTGVAFHRSTDVDTVSFHIPFGANMDENLMTNVLTEAANGIDYSRFLTEVTYDSVIDKIATHFSRGENLPYRPHSLTYEGSVINLTFVLDRDRIAFYATSLAANANTISFTSVGAVNPDLESKDSFDYLPDGLLLEPCPGVSYPKRSNLIPNAPRTYRSGTHRGIDFPAPFSSQIRAVADGVVIRADLNYSEVTNEFRESLLEKAAKIGRTPSDIFEHILFGQAVFLDHGIELVEGKRLISIYAHMSEIADGITVGTTVERGQIIGKVGNSGTSDGAKGNRKGAHLHYELIIQDQAGERYIGQGLDYDPLTNLLDRLFISN; encoded by the coding sequence ATGCTCCTAGGGCTGTGGGCCGGGTGTGTCCCGACAGTACCATCCTCGGGGCCTAGTGAAGAACCAACCGGGGTAGCTTTCCACCGTTCAACTGACGTTGATACGGTCTCATTCCATATTCCCTTCGGTGCAAACATGGATGAAAATCTCATGACAAATGTCTTGACAGAGGCGGCAAATGGGATTGATTACTCAAGATTCCTAACGGAGGTCACATACGACTCAGTTATTGATAAGATAGCCACCCATTTTTCAAGAGGAGAAAATCTCCCTTACCGTCCCCACTCGTTAACATATGAAGGGTCAGTCATAAATCTCACTTTTGTCCTTGATAGAGACAGGATAGCCTTTTATGCAACCAGTCTGGCAGCAAATGCCAACACAATTTCATTCACATCTGTAGGCGCTGTGAACCCTGACCTGGAATCGAAAGACAGTTTTGATTATCTGCCCGATGGTCTTCTTTTGGAGCCGTGTCCCGGAGTTTCGTACCCCAAGCGTTCCAACCTTATCCCCAACGCTCCCCGCACTTACCGAAGTGGAACCCATCGCGGCATCGATTTCCCAGCGCCTTTCAGTTCTCAAATCCGAGCGGTGGCGGACGGCGTGGTCATCCGCGCTGATCTGAATTATTCCGAGGTAACGAACGAGTTTAGAGAATCATTACTTGAAAAAGCCGCTAAGATCGGAAGAACTCCGTCTGACATTTTTGAACATATCCTCTTTGGACAAGCCGTTTTCCTTGATCACGGCATTGAACTCGTGGAAGGGAAAAGGCTTATTTCGATCTATGCCCACATGTCGGAGATAGCTGACGGCATTACTGTGGGTACCACTGTCGAACGTGGCCAGATAATCGGGAAGGTGGGCAATAGCGGTACGAGTGATGGTGCGAAAGGAAATCGGAAAGGTGCTCATCTTCACTATGAACTGATCATTCAGGATCAAGCAGGGGAGCGATATATAGGGCAAGGGCTGGATTACGACCCACTGACGAATCTGTTAGACCGTCTTTTTATCTCTAACTGA
- a CDS encoding type II 3-dehydroquinate dehydratase: MNILVLHGPNMNLIGVRASSIGEHVTLDKINTALRREACQKEVTLKIFQTHDISKAMTFLQRNRNWADGCLISPGAWARSGFDLLDTIQLCQFLTVEVHFSSDYDPSNFGASSIISESCISTETGPPIKAYAKALNLLTAHLSSN, encoded by the coding sequence ATGAATATTCTAGTCCTCCATGGTCCCAATATGAACCTCATTGGTGTTCGTGCTTCTTCTATAGGTGAACACGTCACCCTGGACAAAATCAACACAGCTCTCCGGCGTGAGGCATGTCAAAAAGAGGTGACACTAAAAATCTTCCAAACTCACGATATTTCTAAAGCTATGACCTTTTTACAGCGAAATAGGAACTGGGCAGACGGGTGTCTCATTTCACCCGGAGCTTGGGCTCGGAGCGGTTTTGATCTTCTTGATACAATCCAGCTGTGCCAGTTTCTTACTGTGGAAGTTCACTTCAGCTCAGACTATGATCCGTCGAACTTCGGTGCCTCATCCATCATTTCAGAGTCATGTATCTCAACAGAGACGGGACCGCCCATTAAAGCTTACGCCAAGGCGCTGAATCTCCTCACAGCACATTTATCGAGCAATTAA
- the carA gene encoding glutamine-hydrolyzing carbamoyl-phosphate synthase small subunit produces MNNTAALLMLKDGRLFRGYSFGAEGENTGEVCFNTGMTGYQEILTDPSYCGQIVTMTYPHIGNYGVNRDDVESSKIQVAGFVVREETEIPSNYRSDQSLGEYLRSVPIVGIQGIDTRALTRHLRDCGAMNGIISTTDFDEASLKKKLKNIPSMAGLDLVPNVTCEQSYHWNGNASSHRVVAMDFGIKHSILRLLNSHGCDVTVVPATTSADDILALKPDGIFLSNGPGDPSTVTYGIQTIKELLGKKPVFGICLGHQLLSLAVGGSTYKLKFGHRGINHPVKNVETSEVEITSHNHGFAVDPDSLPDNSEITHWNLNDDTVEGFRCKDIPAFCVQYHPEAGPGPHDSRYLFRQFIEMMDNAQTN; encoded by the coding sequence ATGAACAACACCGCCGCTCTGCTCATGCTGAAGGATGGTCGCTTGTTCCGGGGATATTCATTTGGAGCCGAAGGGGAGAACACGGGCGAAGTGTGCTTCAACACAGGGATGACCGGCTATCAGGAAATCCTCACCGATCCTTCCTATTGCGGGCAGATTGTAACCATGACCTATCCTCACATAGGCAACTACGGTGTCAACCGGGATGATGTTGAATCGAGCAAAATTCAGGTTGCGGGCTTTGTGGTGAGAGAAGAGACTGAAATACCTTCAAACTATCGTTCAGACCAGTCTTTGGGTGAATATCTTCGTAGTGTCCCAATTGTTGGCATTCAGGGGATCGATACCCGAGCACTCACCCGGCACTTGCGGGATTGTGGCGCCATGAATGGTATTATAAGCACAACCGATTTTGATGAAGCTTCACTAAAGAAAAAACTTAAGAACATCCCGTCCATGGCCGGGCTGGATCTGGTACCCAATGTGACCTGTGAACAATCCTACCATTGGAACGGGAATGCATCTTCCCACAGGGTTGTGGCTATGGACTTTGGGATCAAGCACAGTATCCTGAGGCTTTTAAACAGCCACGGCTGTGACGTAACCGTGGTGCCGGCAACAACGTCAGCTGATGATATACTGGCACTGAAGCCTGACGGCATCTTTCTCTCTAACGGTCCGGGAGACCCTTCAACGGTTACTTACGGTATACAAACCATCAAAGAATTGTTGGGGAAAAAACCTGTCTTTGGCATCTGTCTTGGTCACCAGTTACTATCATTGGCAGTGGGAGGTTCAACCTATAAACTGAAGTTTGGCCATCGGGGTATCAATCACCCTGTTAAGAATGTTGAAACTTCTGAAGTTGAGATCACCAGCCATAATCATGGTTTTGCTGTTGATCCTGATTCTCTTCCCGACAATTCAGAGATTACACACTGGAATCTTAATGATGATACTGTGGAAGGTTTCAGGTGTAAAGATATTCCTGCCTTTTGTGTCCAATACCACCCGGAAGCTGGACCGGGACCACACGACAGCCGTTACCTGTTTCGACAGTTTATTGAGATGATGGATAATGCCCAAACGAACTGA